A single genomic interval of Halococcus sediminicola harbors:
- a CDS encoding PGF-CTERM sorting domain-containing protein, translating into MITVVLVSALVGGIAFTGSAAALNSDTAAPYPHSPGTNAAEFPVSVVAQSSDAITQNGMKSMTLDFGASSGFDGSVGNVSASSASVIVASSDGQRTVDPANVSTTQNGQITLTFQQPVSVGAGDRIVADVPNVTTPSADGSYTIGVSATTPSGTTDGPVTDDYRVASASLSFPNQSASQFSANQSVNVSGVIPNAGYIGVFTVADNGSRGELVGSTEPIIALYNQRNYTVNLNGNVDESQQLMAVAYYETSGDTQSDRLNGTFDPNEDAVVTNNGQPANTTGFVTTVDADGRVESGSEYDQGARLYFGQGEPSTGYQLQTVENGSAGRTVTQFETAANGSATLDTGELEQGQYVVTRIDDGSVVSLDNDSTTSPQDDSIYITGQQFTEATATTGSSGGGSNASGDSNASAGNESGAGDNGSGNGSGSGDSSSSGPGFGIAVAVVALLGAALLATRRE; encoded by the coding sequence ATGATTACCGTAGTGCTCGTTTCGGCACTCGTCGGCGGCATCGCCTTCACAGGATCGGCGGCAGCGCTCAACTCTGATACCGCGGCACCGTACCCGCACTCGCCCGGAACGAACGCGGCCGAGTTTCCCGTCTCGGTCGTCGCCCAGTCGAGCGACGCCATCACGCAAAACGGCATGAAGTCGATGACGCTCGACTTCGGTGCGAGCAGCGGGTTCGACGGGAGCGTCGGCAACGTCAGCGCGAGTTCGGCCTCGGTCATCGTCGCCAGCTCGGACGGGCAGCGGACGGTCGATCCCGCGAACGTCTCGACGACGCAGAACGGACAGATCACGCTCACCTTCCAGCAGCCGGTGTCGGTCGGTGCCGGCGACCGCATCGTCGCCGACGTCCCGAACGTGACGACACCCTCGGCCGACGGGAGCTACACGATCGGCGTCTCGGCGACGACGCCCTCGGGCACGACCGACGGTCCGGTGACCGACGACTACCGGGTCGCGAGCGCGTCGCTTTCGTTCCCGAACCAGAGCGCCTCGCAGTTCAGCGCGAACCAGTCGGTGAACGTCTCGGGCGTCATTCCGAACGCAGGCTACATCGGCGTGTTCACCGTCGCCGACAACGGCTCGCGCGGGGAGCTGGTCGGCAGCACCGAGCCCATCATCGCGCTGTACAACCAGCGCAACTACACCGTCAATCTCAACGGGAACGTCGACGAGAGCCAGCAGCTGATGGCCGTCGCCTACTACGAGACCAGCGGCGATACGCAGTCCGACCGGCTGAACGGCACGTTCGATCCGAACGAGGACGCCGTCGTGACGAACAACGGCCAGCCGGCGAACACGACCGGCTTCGTCACCACCGTCGACGCCGACGGGCGCGTCGAATCCGGCAGCGAGTACGACCAGGGGGCACGGCTCTACTTCGGACAGGGCGAGCCGAGCACGGGCTATCAGCTCCAGACGGTCGAGAACGGCAGCGCCGGCCGCACCGTGACACAGTTCGAGACCGCCGCGAACGGCTCGGCCACGCTCGATACCGGCGAACTGGAGCAGGGTCAGTACGTCGTCACGCGCATCGACGACGGCTCGGTGGTCAGCCTCGACAACGACAGCACGACCAGCCCACAGGACGACAGCATCTACATCACCGGCCAGCAGTTCACCGAGGCGACCGCCACGACCGGCAGTAGCGGCGGTGGCTCGAACGCCTCCGGTGACTCGAACGCGAGCGCCGGCAACGAAAGCGGCGCTGGCGACAACGGCTCCGGAAACGGCAGCGGTTCGGGCGACAGCAGTTCGTCCGGTCCCGGCTTCGGCATCGCCGTGGCCGTCGTCGCGCTGCTCGGCGCGGCGCTGCTCGCAACGCGGCGCGAGTAA
- a CDS encoding prenyltransferase/squalene oxidase repeat-containing protein, giving the protein MTASQLRPTGLTGELLGKTLGYARERDYTGWDYGDGMSSRLLQALPVENKWVNLAVQETIKRAPVNVRPLFLVEQRRNYKGTALFTMANLTAHRLGLGEKGGVDYEREARALADWLIAERTPGYAGFCGAHRHEIQHLDIKGLPSYPDMVSTSYAVRALLAAHDADLDTGDVDYAEVVRSVADFIDEDLEYEEIDEGARMKYVPAWSSDHYTLNAVALGGVTLLELGARFGEPHRERGEKLLDYVVSRQRPEGGWMYRDPPSASHLSMDSHHNGFVIESLLRHRELTGSDRYSEVLDDALAFYREDLFEDDGAPNWDESNRYPRDIHAAAQGIIVFSRAGEFAAAERVIDWVLGTLYVGDGKFRYRRERFFTKRVTLMRWCEAWMAYALATYLDQRAASE; this is encoded by the coding sequence ATGACAGCATCGCAACTCCGACCGACGGGACTCACGGGCGAACTACTCGGGAAGACGCTCGGCTACGCCCGCGAGCGCGACTACACCGGCTGGGACTACGGCGACGGGATGAGCAGCCGGCTGTTGCAGGCGCTGCCCGTCGAGAACAAGTGGGTGAACCTCGCGGTCCAGGAGACCATCAAGCGCGCGCCGGTCAACGTGCGCCCGCTCTTTCTCGTCGAGCAGCGGCGCAACTACAAGGGCACGGCTCTATTCACGATGGCGAACCTCACGGCCCACAGGCTGGGTCTCGGCGAGAAGGGCGGCGTCGACTACGAACGGGAGGCGCGCGCCCTCGCCGATTGGCTGATCGCGGAGCGCACGCCGGGCTACGCGGGCTTCTGTGGCGCACACCGCCACGAGATCCAGCATCTCGACATCAAGGGCCTGCCCTCCTACCCCGACATGGTCTCGACGTCGTACGCGGTGCGGGCGCTGCTCGCGGCCCACGACGCCGATCTCGATACTGGCGACGTCGACTACGCCGAGGTCGTGCGCTCGGTCGCCGACTTCATCGACGAGGACCTCGAATACGAGGAGATCGACGAGGGCGCGCGGATGAAGTACGTCCCGGCGTGGTCGTCGGACCACTATACCCTCAATGCGGTCGCGCTCGGCGGCGTGACGCTGCTCGAACTCGGCGCGCGTTTCGGCGAACCACACCGCGAGCGCGGCGAGAAACTCCTCGACTACGTGGTCTCGCGCCAGCGGCCGGAGGGCGGGTGGATGTACCGCGACCCGCCCTCGGCGTCGCATCTGTCGATGGACAGCCACCACAACGGGTTCGTCATCGAGTCGCTGCTGCGCCATCGCGAACTCACCGGCTCCGACAGGTACTCCGAGGTGCTCGACGACGCACTCGCGTTCTATCGGGAGGACCTCTTCGAGGACGACGGCGCGCCCAACTGGGACGAGTCCAACAGATATCCACGGGACATTCACGCGGCCGCACAGGGCATCATCGTCTTCAGCCGCGCCGGCGAGTTCGCGGCCGCCGAGCGCGTCATCGACTGGGTGCTCGGGACGCTGTACGTCGGCGACGGGAAGTTCCGCTACCGGCGCGAGCGGTTCTTCACCAAGCGGGTCACGCTGATGCGGTGGTGCGAGGCGTGGATGGCGTACGCGCTGGCGACCTATCTCGACCAGCGCGCCGCGAGCGAGTGA
- the wecB gene encoding non-hydrolyzing UDP-N-acetylglucosamine 2-epimerase, producing MTDGTTVTIVLGTRPEIIKLAPVIDACEERGIAYSVVHTGQHYSEELDTVFFDQLELPTPDHNLGVGSGSQSEQTGAMIPAIEAVLLDEQPELVLVQGDTNSVLAGAIAASKLECEVGHVEAGLRSFDRSMPEEVNRVLADHAADYLFAPTEQAANYLHEEGIPDERVHITGNTIVDSVMGYRDLAAEKSAVLDELGLDAGEFCLLTAHRAENVDDRERFESLLDGVARFARESDLDVVYPVHPRAAERLAAFDIGMPAEITPIDSQDFLDFLRLESTATLVLTDSGGVQEETCILGTPCVTLRDNTERPETVDVGANRVIGIGPESIVAGAREALDSPNDWENPFGDGRSAERILDIANLGPTTSVEEVCG from the coding sequence ATGACCGACGGGACGACCGTGACCATCGTGCTCGGCACGCGCCCGGAGATCATCAAGCTCGCGCCCGTCATCGACGCCTGCGAAGAACGAGGGATCGCCTACAGCGTCGTCCACACCGGCCAGCACTACTCCGAGGAGCTGGATACGGTCTTTTTCGACCAGCTCGAACTGCCGACGCCCGACCACAACCTCGGCGTCGGCTCCGGTTCCCAGAGCGAGCAGACCGGCGCGATGATCCCCGCCATTGAAGCTGTCCTGCTCGACGAGCAGCCCGAGCTCGTCCTCGTCCAGGGCGACACGAACTCCGTGCTCGCGGGGGCCATCGCCGCGAGCAAGCTCGAGTGCGAAGTGGGCCACGTCGAGGCCGGCCTGCGCAGTTTCGACAGAAGCATGCCCGAAGAAGTCAATCGCGTGCTCGCCGATCACGCCGCCGACTACCTCTTCGCGCCGACCGAACAGGCCGCAAACTATCTCCACGAGGAGGGTATCCCCGACGAGCGCGTCCATATCACTGGCAACACCATCGTCGACTCGGTGATGGGCTACCGCGACCTCGCGGCCGAGAAGAGCGCTGTCCTCGACGAACTCGGTCTCGACGCCGGCGAGTTCTGTCTCCTGACTGCCCACCGCGCCGAGAACGTCGACGACCGTGAGCGCTTCGAGAGCCTGCTCGACGGCGTGGCACGCTTCGCCCGTGAATCGGATCTCGACGTCGTCTATCCGGTCCATCCGCGCGCTGCGGAGCGCCTCGCTGCGTTCGACATCGGGATGCCAGCGGAGATCACGCCCATCGACTCGCAGGACTTCCTCGATTTCCTCCGGCTCGAAAGCACGGCCACGCTGGTCCTCACCGACTCCGGGGGTGTCCAGGAGGAGACCTGCATCCTCGGTACGCCCTGTGTCACCCTTCGGGACAACACCGAGCGGCCCGAGACGGTCGATGTCGGTGCGAACCGCGTCATCGGCATCGGTCCCGAGAGCATCGTCGCCGGGGCGCGCGAAGCGCTCGACAGCCCGAACGATTGGGAGAACCCCTTCGGCGACGGGCGGAGCGCCGAGCGGATCCTCGACATCGCGAATCTCGGGCCGACCACGTCGGTCGAGGAGGTGTGCGGATGA
- a CDS encoding nucleotide sugar dehydrogenase encodes MSSVCVHGLGYIGLPTAAMLANSGHDVTGYDVDADLLDRLDSGDVPVDEPGLGEFVTDALAGSLSVSDEVPPADYHLVCVPTPLDGDRADLAFVESAAEAVAEVLRANDTVILESTVPPGTTVETVAPILETSGLSVGEFSLAYSPETVLPGSVIAELRANDRAVGGIDERSVERAAALYDSFVEGTLRKTANPTLAEFVKLIQNTYRDVNIALANELAMIAADYDLDSREAIALANHHPRVNLHQPGPGVGGHCIPIDPLFLGQDSQKIDLIERARAINDGMAEYVTDLLESHLDSLADSSVAVLGVAYKGNVADARESPGLRLAEVLQTRTQVAGATGTSEAGVDVRLTDPHVADQRFALAPLDEALSGADAIVIATDHDEYTELDPVEIAAQLDGDVVIDAKGLLDAAAWEAAGLQVVRL; translated from the coding sequence ATGAGTTCGGTCTGTGTTCACGGGCTGGGCTACATCGGTCTACCGACGGCGGCGATGCTCGCCAACAGTGGCCACGATGTCACCGGCTACGACGTCGATGCGGACCTGCTCGACCGGCTCGACAGCGGCGACGTTCCCGTCGACGAACCGGGTCTCGGCGAGTTCGTCACCGACGCGCTCGCGGGGAGTCTGTCGGTCTCGGACGAGGTGCCACCCGCCGACTACCACCTCGTCTGTGTGCCGACGCCGCTCGACGGCGACCGTGCAGATCTCGCCTTCGTCGAGAGCGCCGCCGAGGCGGTCGCCGAGGTGCTCCGGGCGAACGACACGGTGATCCTCGAGTCCACAGTGCCGCCGGGGACCACGGTCGAGACGGTCGCACCGATTCTCGAAACCTCGGGGCTGTCGGTCGGCGAGTTCTCGCTCGCGTATTCGCCCGAGACGGTGCTTCCGGGGAGCGTCATCGCTGAACTGCGCGCGAACGACCGCGCGGTCGGCGGCATCGACGAGCGGTCGGTCGAGCGCGCGGCGGCACTTTATGATTCCTTCGTCGAGGGCACACTCAGGAAGACGGCGAACCCGACGCTCGCGGAGTTCGTCAAACTCATCCAGAACACCTACCGCGACGTGAACATCGCGCTCGCCAACGAGCTGGCGATGATCGCCGCCGACTACGACCTCGACTCGCGCGAGGCAATCGCGCTGGCGAACCACCACCCCCGGGTAAACCTCCACCAGCCGGGACCCGGTGTGGGCGGTCACTGCATCCCCATCGACCCGCTGTTTTTGGGGCAAGACTCCCAAAAAATTGACCTCATCGAGCGCGCCCGCGCGATCAACGACGGGATGGCCGAGTACGTCACCGACCTGCTGGAGAGCCATCTCGATTCGCTCGCCGACTCCTCGGTAGCGGTCCTCGGCGTCGCCTACAAGGGCAACGTCGCCGACGCGCGCGAGAGTCCGGGCCTGCGCCTCGCGGAAGTGCTCCAGACCCGGACGCAGGTGGCGGGAGCCACCGGAACGAGCGAGGCGGGCGTCGACGTGCGCCTCACCGATCCACACGTGGCCGACCAGCGGTTCGCGCTCGCGCCCCTCGACGAGGCGCTTTCGGGGGCGGACGCGATCGTCATCGCCACCGACCACGACGAATACACCGAACTGGACCCTGTCGAAATCGCAGCGCAACTCGACGGAGATGTCGTCATCGATGCGAAAGGACTGCTCGACGCCGCCGCGTGGGAGGCGGCCGGACTGCAGGTCGTCCGGCTATGA
- a CDS encoding DUF354 domain-containing protein, translating into MSGHGEHAASTPAARTRPVRAWIDLVSPSHPFFFAALAKRLDGVAVATTVREKTETVSLAREVGFTHRVVGRDFDNSLVRKVGIPLRTAQLAIEAPDCDVSLSSRNAMCVLASKVRGIPSIHFTDNDITAHIDGLWVEELYNRFEAAATHNVVPRAFATEELTRWGADADSIHTYDGYKEDVYVANFEPDSTFPDQLPFASGEYIVVRPEALTAAYVDADSIVPDLLAAATERDIGVVYLPRGRGDETHAHDYPESAVYVPDGAVNGLQLAWHARCVLTGSGTMSREAACMEKPAVSFFPNTLLSVDQELVADGRIFHSRDPVKIIEHIAALDESDVAPDRERARAVRDEVVELTGELIRLCGER; encoded by the coding sequence ATGAGCGGTCACGGGGAGCACGCCGCGAGCACGCCCGCCGCACGAACGCGGCCGGTGCGGGCGTGGATCGACCTCGTGAGTCCGTCCCACCCCTTCTTTTTCGCGGCACTCGCCAAACGGCTCGACGGGGTTGCGGTGGCGACCACGGTCAGAGAGAAAACCGAGACCGTCTCGCTCGCCCGCGAGGTGGGGTTCACCCACCGCGTCGTCGGCCGGGATTTCGACAACTCGTTGGTCAGAAAGGTCGGTATTCCGCTCCGAACCGCACAGCTGGCCATCGAGGCGCCCGACTGCGACGTGTCGCTGTCTTCGCGCAACGCGATGTGCGTGCTTGCCTCCAAGGTTCGAGGGATTCCCTCGATACACTTCACGGACAACGACATCACCGCTCACATCGACGGTCTCTGGGTCGAAGAACTGTATAATCGCTTCGAGGCCGCCGCGACCCACAACGTCGTGCCGCGGGCGTTCGCGACCGAGGAACTCACGCGGTGGGGCGCGGATGCCGATTCGATACACACCTACGACGGCTACAAAGAGGACGTCTACGTCGCCAACTTCGAGCCGGATTCGACCTTTCCCGACCAGCTCCCGTTCGCGAGCGGCGAGTACATCGTCGTGCGCCCGGAGGCGCTGACGGCGGCGTACGTCGACGCCGATTCCATCGTACCCGACCTGCTCGCGGCGGCCACGGAGCGCGACATCGGCGTCGTCTATCTCCCGCGCGGGCGCGGCGACGAAACGCACGCCCACGACTACCCGGAGAGCGCGGTGTACGTTCCGGATGGGGCGGTCAACGGGTTGCAACTGGCGTGGCACGCCCGCTGTGTGCTCACCGGTTCGGGAACGATGTCTCGCGAGGCAGCCTGCATGGAGAAGCCCGCGGTATCGTTCTTCCCGAACACCCTCTTATCGGTCGATCAGGAACTCGTCGCCGACGGGCGCATCTTCCACTCGCGAGATCCCGTGAAGATAATCGAACACATCGCCGCGCTCGACGAAAGCGACGTCGCGCCTGACCGTGAGCGCGCGCGTGCGGTGCGCGACGAGGTCGTCGAACTCACGGGTGAACTGATTCGGTTGTGTGGGGAGCGATGA